The proteins below are encoded in one region of Amycolatopsis magusensis:
- the leuS gene encoding leucine--tRNA ligase, which translates to MTEATPDTPQHRYTAALAGKIEQRWQDYWADHGTYHAPNPVGALADPESDLPSDKLFVQDMFPYPSGAGLHVGHPLGFIATDVFARYHRMIGRNVLHTMGFDAFGLPAEQYAVQTGAHPRKTTEENIETYLRQIRRLGLGHDERRRVSTIDPEYYRWTQWIFLQIFNSFYDEKLGRARPIVELETEYAQDKRRTPDGRGWCELTRAEQRDIIDSHRLAYISEAPVNWCPGLGTVLSNEEVTPDGRSERGNFPVFRRNLRQWMMRITAYADRLVDDLDRLDWPDKVKAMQRNWIGRSNGARVAFAAGESKIEVFTTRPDTLFGATYLVLAPEHPLVDELTTEAWPEGVDKSWTADAATPAEAVAAYRLAASRKSELDRQENKDKTGVFTGTYAVNPVNDKRIPIFVADYVLMGYGTGAIMAVPGQDQRDWDFAEKFGLEIIRTVQPSDDFDGKAFTGDGPAVNSSQENGLSLDGLGVDEAKKTTITWLEEHGHGRGTVQYKLRDWLFSRQRYWGEPFPVVYDEDGRVHALPESLLPVELPEVDDYSPRTFEPDDPNTEPSPPLSRADDWVSVELDLGDGVKTYRRDTNTMPNWAGSCWYQLRYIDPENHDAFVDPENERYWTGPRPAEHGVDDPGGVDLYIGGVEHAVLHLLYSRFWQKVLFDLGHVSSDEPYRKLFNQGYIQAYAYRDARGVPVEAEQVVERDGKYFFGDQEVKQEYGKMGKSLKNVVTPDQMSADYGADTFRFYEMSMGPLELSRPWATKDVVGSQRFLQRLWRLVVDETTGTPRVSDVDATEADRRQLHKTIAGVREDYAQMRFNTAGAKLIELNNHLTKAYGAAEATPRELAEPLVLMLAPLCPHVAEELWQRLGHTGSLAHGPFPAVDEKYLVDDTVEYPVQVNGKVRTRITVAADAGKDAVQEAALADEKVVALLAGGEPRKVIVVPGRLVNVVV; encoded by the coding sequence ATGACCGAGGCGACCCCGGACACCCCCCAGCACCGCTACACCGCGGCGCTGGCCGGGAAGATCGAGCAGCGCTGGCAGGACTACTGGGCCGACCACGGCACCTACCACGCGCCGAACCCGGTCGGGGCGCTCGCCGATCCGGAGTCCGACCTGCCCTCGGACAAGCTGTTCGTGCAGGACATGTTCCCGTACCCGTCCGGCGCCGGCCTGCACGTCGGGCACCCGCTGGGCTTCATCGCCACCGACGTGTTCGCCAGGTACCACCGGATGATCGGCCGGAACGTCCTGCACACGATGGGCTTCGACGCCTTCGGGCTGCCCGCCGAGCAGTACGCCGTGCAGACCGGCGCGCACCCGCGCAAGACCACCGAAGAGAACATCGAGACCTACCTGCGTCAGATCCGCAGGCTGGGCCTCGGCCACGACGAGCGCCGCCGGGTGTCGACCATCGACCCGGAGTACTACCGCTGGACCCAGTGGATCTTCCTGCAGATCTTCAACTCCTTCTACGACGAGAAGCTGGGCAGGGCCCGCCCGATCGTCGAGCTGGAAACCGAGTACGCGCAGGACAAGCGCCGCACGCCCGACGGCCGCGGCTGGTGCGAGCTGACCCGCGCCGAGCAGCGCGACATCATCGATTCGCACCGGCTGGCCTACATCTCCGAGGCGCCGGTGAACTGGTGCCCCGGCCTGGGCACGGTGCTGTCGAACGAGGAGGTCACGCCGGACGGCCGCAGCGAGCGCGGCAACTTCCCGGTGTTCCGCCGCAACCTGCGTCAGTGGATGATGCGCATCACCGCCTACGCCGACCGCCTGGTCGACGACCTGGACCGGCTGGACTGGCCGGACAAGGTCAAGGCCATGCAGCGCAACTGGATCGGCCGGTCGAACGGCGCCAGGGTCGCCTTCGCCGCCGGTGAGAGCAAGATCGAGGTCTTCACCACCCGCCCGGACACCCTGTTCGGCGCCACCTACCTGGTGCTGGCCCCCGAGCACCCGCTGGTCGACGAGCTGACCACCGAGGCGTGGCCGGAGGGCGTGGACAAGTCCTGGACCGCCGACGCGGCCACCCCGGCCGAAGCCGTGGCCGCCTACCGGCTGGCCGCCTCCCGCAAGTCCGAGCTGGACCGGCAGGAGAACAAGGACAAGACCGGCGTGTTCACCGGCACGTACGCGGTGAACCCGGTCAACGACAAGCGGATCCCGATCTTCGTCGCCGACTACGTGCTGATGGGTTACGGCACCGGCGCGATCATGGCCGTGCCCGGCCAGGACCAGCGCGACTGGGACTTCGCGGAAAAGTTCGGCCTGGAGATCATCCGGACTGTGCAGCCGTCCGACGACTTCGACGGCAAGGCGTTCACCGGCGACGGCCCGGCGGTCAACTCGAGCCAGGAAAACGGACTCAGCCTGGACGGCCTGGGTGTCGACGAGGCCAAGAAGACCACCATCACCTGGCTGGAAGAGCACGGCCACGGCCGCGGCACCGTGCAGTACAAGCTGCGCGACTGGCTGTTCTCGCGCCAGCGGTACTGGGGCGAGCCGTTCCCGGTGGTCTACGACGAGGACGGCCGCGTGCACGCGCTGCCGGAGAGCCTGCTGCCGGTCGAGCTGCCCGAGGTCGACGACTACTCGCCGCGGACCTTCGAGCCGGACGACCCGAACACCGAGCCGTCGCCGCCGCTGTCGCGCGCGGACGACTGGGTCAGCGTCGAACTGGACCTGGGCGACGGCGTGAAGACCTACCGCCGCGACACCAACACCATGCCCAACTGGGCCGGTTCGTGCTGGTACCAGCTGCGCTACATCGACCCGGAGAACCACGACGCCTTCGTCGACCCGGAGAACGAGCGCTACTGGACCGGGCCGCGCCCGGCCGAGCACGGCGTCGACGACCCGGGCGGCGTCGACCTGTACATCGGCGGCGTCGAGCACGCCGTGCTGCACCTGCTGTACTCGCGGTTCTGGCAGAAGGTGCTGTTCGACCTGGGCCACGTGTCCTCGGACGAGCCGTACCGGAAGCTGTTCAACCAGGGCTACATCCAGGCCTACGCCTACCGCGACGCGCGGGGTGTCCCGGTCGAGGCCGAGCAGGTCGTCGAACGGGACGGCAAGTACTTCTTCGGCGACCAGGAGGTCAAGCAGGAGTACGGGAAGATGGGCAAGAGCCTGAAGAACGTGGTCACGCCCGACCAGATGTCGGCCGACTACGGCGCCGACACCTTCCGGTTCTACGAGATGTCCATGGGCCCGCTGGAGCTGTCGCGGCCGTGGGCGACCAAGGACGTGGTCGGCTCCCAGCGCTTCCTGCAGCGGCTGTGGCGCCTGGTGGTGGACGAGACCACCGGCACCCCGCGGGTGTCCGATGTGGACGCGACCGAGGCGGACCGGCGGCAGCTGCACAAGACCATCGCCGGGGTCCGCGAGGACTACGCGCAGATGCGGTTCAACACCGCCGGCGCCAAGCTGATCGAGCTGAACAACCACCTGACCAAGGCCTACGGCGCGGCCGAGGCCACGCCGCGCGAGCTGGCCGAGCCGCTGGTGCTGATGCTGGCGCCGCTGTGCCCGCACGTGGCCGAGGAGCTGTGGCAGCGCCTGGGGCACACCGGTTCGCTGGCGCACGGCCCGTTCCCCGCGGTCGACGAGAAGTACCTGGTCGACGACACCGTCGAGTACCCGGTGCAGGTCAACGGCAAGGTGCGCACCCGGATCACGGTGGCCGCCGACGCGGGCAAGGACGCGGTGCAGGAAGCCGCGCTGGCCGACGAGAAGGTGGTCGCGCTGCTGGCCGGTGGCGAGCCGCGCAAGGTGATCGTGGTGCCGGGCCGCCTGGTCAACGTGGTCGTCTAG
- a CDS encoding 3-oxoacyl-ACP reductase family protein — MSLDGKVALVTGGSRGIGAAVALRLAADGADVALTYRDNADAAAEVAEQVKAAGRRALVIRADSADAADCVRAVEETVAEFGRLDVLVNNAGVGVVAPIGEIALEDVDRVLAVNVRGPFLAAKAAASHLGEGGRLITIGSCVSDRVPGPGMSLYALSKTAMVGLTKALARELGGNGVTVNLVQPGPTDTDMNPADGPYAADQRALTALGRYGTAGEVAATVAFLAGDDSRYVTGTAVSVDGGHAA; from the coding sequence ATGTCGCTCGACGGCAAGGTGGCACTGGTGACCGGCGGCAGCCGCGGGATCGGCGCGGCGGTCGCGCTGCGGCTCGCGGCCGACGGCGCCGACGTGGCGCTGACCTACCGCGACAACGCCGATGCCGCGGCCGAGGTGGCCGAGCAGGTGAAGGCGGCCGGGCGCCGGGCGCTGGTGATCCGCGCGGACAGCGCGGACGCCGCCGACTGCGTCCGCGCGGTCGAGGAGACCGTCGCCGAGTTCGGCAGGCTCGACGTCCTGGTCAACAACGCCGGGGTCGGCGTGGTCGCGCCGATCGGGGAGATCGCGCTCGAGGACGTCGACCGTGTGCTGGCGGTCAACGTGCGCGGGCCGTTCCTCGCGGCGAAGGCGGCGGCCTCGCACCTGGGCGAAGGTGGACGGCTGATCACCATCGGCAGCTGCGTCAGCGACCGCGTGCCCGGGCCGGGCATGTCGCTGTACGCGCTGAGCAAGACGGCGATGGTCGGGCTGACCAAGGCGCTGGCCCGCGAACTCGGCGGGAACGGCGTGACGGTCAACCTGGTGCAGCCGGGCCCGACCGACACCGACATGAACCCGGCCGACGGCCCGTACGCCGCCGACCAGCGCGCGCTCACCGCCCTCGGCCGCTACGGCACCGCCGGGGAGGTGGCCGCGACGGTCGCCTTCCTGGCCGGGGACGACAGCCGGTACGTCACCGGCACGGCGGTCTCGGTCGACGGCGGCCACGCGGCCTGA
- a CDS encoding TetR/AcrR family transcriptional regulator: protein MSNPTRRGRARSATDHEIRQAARALLVADGPEAVTLRAIARELGITAPALYRYYGSRDDLLAHLRLDIVGDLGDELAAEVAELAEDDGAVQLFALCRGFRHWALTHTREFTLVFASPTGQVGSAPSSAATLSRADEPFGRIFLTTAGHLLATHELDTPADEAVPAELRDDLAAYRGDLLSVLGESGLDFPADRLDLGTTYLMIQFWARIYGHVTLEVFGNYPIPVSKPDVLFDAMLADLAREIGLLPR, encoded by the coding sequence ATGAGCAACCCCACCCGGCGGGGCCGCGCACGCTCTGCGACGGATCACGAGATCCGCCAGGCCGCGCGTGCCCTTCTGGTGGCGGACGGCCCCGAAGCGGTGACGCTGCGGGCCATCGCCAGGGAGCTGGGCATCACCGCGCCCGCGCTCTACCGCTACTACGGCTCCCGCGACGACCTCCTCGCGCACCTGCGCCTCGACATCGTCGGCGACCTGGGTGACGAACTGGCGGCCGAGGTCGCCGAACTCGCCGAGGACGACGGCGCGGTGCAGCTCTTCGCGTTGTGCCGCGGTTTCCGGCACTGGGCGCTGACGCACACGCGCGAGTTCACGCTGGTCTTCGCGTCGCCGACCGGCCAGGTGGGTTCGGCGCCGAGCAGCGCCGCCACGCTGAGCCGCGCGGACGAGCCGTTCGGCCGCATCTTCCTGACCACGGCCGGGCACCTGCTCGCCACCCACGAACTGGACACACCCGCCGACGAGGCCGTGCCCGCGGAACTGCGCGACGACCTGGCGGCCTACCGCGGCGACCTGCTCTCCGTGCTGGGCGAGTCGGGCCTCGACTTCCCCGCCGACCGGCTGGACCTCGGCACCACGTACCTGATGATCCAGTTCTGGGCGCGGATCTACGGCCACGTCACGCTCGAGGTGTTCGGCAACTACCCGATCCCGGTGAGCAAGCCGGACGTGCTGTTCGACGCCATGCTCGCCGACCTGGCCAGGGAGATCGGGCTGCTGCCCCGGTGA